The Dietzia sp. ANT_WB102 region CGGTCCTTCTCAATGGCCACCACTCCGATTAGTGCGGACCATCTTGAGTTCATCATCAAGAAATACCCGGGCGGACAGTTCTCCTCGCTTCTTGACGACGGAATCGCGGCCGGCACCCAACTGCACCTCAATGGCCCGTACGGGAACTGCACCATCAAGGAGGGTCGGGTGCTCCCAATCGTCGGTATCGCCGGCGGTGCGGGTATGGCACCAATCCTCTCACTTCTCCGGCACCTCGCCGAGACAAACTCCGACCGCAGCGTTCACTTCTACTACGGCGCGCGGAGAATAGACGACCTTTTCTACATCGACGAGATCCGTGAGATCGGAAAGAAGCTTAAGGACTTTCGATTCGTAGTGGGGCTGTCGGACGAGCTTCCCGCGGAGTGGGGCTACGAGGACGTGGTACTCGAAGAGGGGTTCATTCACATGGTCGCCGAGCGTCATGAGCCAACTCTCCGGTCCACTGAGGTCTACATGTGCGGCCCACCCCCGATGGTCGATGCCGCGACGGAAATGCTCGAAAGCCAAATGGTACCGAGCGACCAAGTCTTTTTCGACAAGTTCACTAGTCCGATGACGCCCGAGAGCGTCTGAGAACAGAAACGGAAGTGACCGACATGACAGAAGCAACGGCCGAAGAAACGGCCGAAGAAAACGGCGAGAAGAAGCAGGACGATAGATTCCCCTCGATCCACTTCACCGACGCCCAGGCGGGTTCTCTGGAGTTCCCTAGTTCGAAGAGTCGTAGCTACAGCTACTTCAAGCCCGCCAAGCTCAGGGCGACGATGTACGAGGACGTCACCGTCGACGTACAGCCAGACCCGGAACGGTATCTATCGCAGGGTTGGATCTACGGCTTCGGTGACGGTCCCGGTGGCTACCCGAAGGAATGGACGGCCGCTAAATCCGAAGTCTGGCACGACTTCCGCGACCCGAACCAGGAGTGGGAACAGACCATCTACCGCAACAACGCGGCGGTCGTCCGGCAGGTGCAGTTGTGCCTCGAAAACGCGAAGCGAGCACACGCCTATGCGGGCTGGAACAGCGCGTGGACGTCCTTCGTCGCACGCAACATCGGTGCGTGGATGCATGCCGAGAACGGCCTGGCCTTGCATGTGTTCACGGCCATCCAGCGCTCAGGGCCGACCAACATGATCAACACCGCGGTCGCGGTCAACGCAGCGCATAAGATGCGTTTCGCCCAGGATCTGGCCCTGTTCAACCTGGATCTATCGGAGGAACTCGAAGAGTTCGACGGTGAGATCCACAAGGAAGTCTGGCAGTCGTCCCCGGAATGGCAGCCGACCCGCAGGCTCGTCGAGGAACTCACGGCGACGGGGGACTGGTGCGAGCTCCTGTTCGCGACGAACGTCGTCTTTGAACAGCTGGTCGGAGCTCTGTTCCGCTCAGAACTGGTCATGCAGATTGCTGCGCAGAATGGCGACTACATCACGCCGACCATCGTCGGCACGGGCGAGAACGATTACGACCGAGACCTCAAGTACACCCGGTCACTGTTTCGCATGCTCGTGCGCGACGAGGTCCACGGTGAAGCCAACAAGGAGTTGTTCGGCCAGTGGTTGGCCAAGTGGATGCCGAAGGCGGTCGCAGCGGCCACTGCTCTGCAGCCCATCTGGTCGCAGCCTGCTGAGAAGCCGGTGACGTTCACGACGTCCTGTGAGTTGGCCAGTCAGAAATTCTCGATTCTGCTCGAAGAGCTCGAGTTGGAAATCCCGAAGGAGCTGCAGTCATGAGCGAGATGATATTCGGTGCGGAAGCGACATTCTCCAACATGTGCGGAGTGACGCTGATGAACACACCGGTCGGCCAGGTGGTCGCCGAGGTGATGAAGGGCAAGCCCGGGGTCGAATTGGTCGAGTATCCGTCAATGATCCGCGTGGACGGCGGCGAGAAGTTGGTGTTCGACTACGACGAGCTCAGCGATGCGCTCGGTGAGGACTTCAACGAGATGACCTTCGAGGAAATCTCATCGACCCACTACGGCCGGATGGTCCACCTGGACGACAAGACGATGATCTTCGCGAGCCCGGAGGCGGCCGCGGAATACATCGGCTTCACCCTCACTGCGACGGAGAGCCCGTGAAGGTCTTGACCTAACTTTTCCGCTCCCGGGCCGCGAGGCGCCTGCGTCGTGGCCCTGGGAGGGCATGCCCCTCCCGGCATTGTTCACCTCGAATTTCCACCACTCATAACAGGAGCTATGGACGCCATGTATACGCACAATGGAGAAAAATACTTCATCGTCGACAGCCATATCCATATCTGGGATGGCCGGCCCGAGAATTATAAGAACATCCACGGCAAGCAGTTCATCGACACGTTCTTCGGGTATCACTCAAATCTCTCCCCAGACGAGGAGAAGTGGGCGTACGACGATTTCCTCTACTACGGCCCAGAGGGCGTGGAACGGGATGTCTTTGAAGAAGGCCAGGTCGATCACGCGATCCTGCAGACGACCATGCTCACGGATTTCTACCACGACACGTTCTCCCCGAACGAGGTCAACTGGAAGTTCGCCCAGGACAATCCTGAGCGTGTGACGTACAACCATGCCTACGATCCGCGTTTTGAGGAGTCGGGACTCACGCAGCTCGAGAAGGACGCTGAGAAGTACAACCTCAAGGGCGTGAAGCTGTACACGGCCGAGTGGCACGGAGACTCCCGCGGATACCGGCTCGACGATCCGTGGTCGCGACGTTACCTGGAGAAGTGCATCGAACTGGGGATCAAGAACATTCATATCCATAAGGGGCCGACGCTCAGGCCGCTGGACATGGATGCGTTCAGCGTGCGCGATGTTGACCCGGTCGCCTCGGACTACACGGAACTTAACTTCATCGTGGAACATTGCGGTCTGCCACGTCTGGACGAGTTCTGCTGGATCGCCACCCAGGAGTCGAACGTGCACGCCGGCCTGTCCGTCGTGATGCCGTTCATCCACACCCGCCCGCGCTACTTCGCGGAGATGATCGGGGAGATGCTGTACTGGATCGGCGACGAGAAAATGCAGTTCTCTTCGGACTACGCGCTGTGGAAGCCGAAGTGGCTGATCGAGGCCTTCCTCGACTTCCAGATCCCGGAGGACATGCAGGAGGAGTACGGCCAGATCACGGTCGAGAACAAGAAGCGGATCCTCGGTCTCAACACTGCGGCAATGTACGACATCGAGGTGCCCGAGGAGTTCCAGGTGCCCGGTGGGTCCGATGCGGACAAGCCGAAGCAGGAAGTCGCCGCAGGGGCGGAGGCCTGATCGCGATGACCGCCACGATCACCTCTCTGCCCGATAAGGTATGGGCAGCGCTGGACACCGTCGTGGACCCCGAGCTGGACGAACCCGTGACCGACCTGGGATTCGTCCGCTCGGTGGACATCGATGACCACGGAGTGTCCGTCCACCTCAGACTCCCGACGTCGTTCTGCGCGCCGAACTTCGCCTACCTCATGGCCTCGGATGCCCAGGACGCGCTGAAGGAGGTCCCAGGGATCGGAAGAGTGGTGGTCGAGCTCGACGACCACCACGATTCGCCCAAGATCAATGCTGGTCTCGCTGCCGAGGCCGGCTATCAGGGCACCTTCGGAACGGAGGCGCGGGAGTCGCTCGACGAACTCCGCGCCACGTTCAAGAAGAAGGCCCATACGGCGGCGATGGAACGAAGCCTGCAGCGGCTCCTTAAGTCGAACCCCGATCTGCGGGTGGAGGACCTGGGTTCTGTTCAGCTCGCAGATCTTCCGCCGACCAAGACCACGGAGGCGCTTCTCCGACGACGGGAGGCGATCGGACTCCCTGCCAGCGATGACGCCCCGGTGATGGTGACCGAAGACGGTACGCCGGTGCCCGACGAACAGATCCCCATCAAGCTCAAGTTCGCCCGAGTGGCACGCGTCTCGATCGATGGCAACTCGCACTACTGCCGCGGTCTGCTCGCCACTCGCTACTCCGACGCCGAGGGCGGGGACATGAGCACGCGCATCACCGATTCAAGGAGCGCACTATGAGGGCCGTCCGGGTGGTCGAATACCACCAGAACATGGAGATGCACGACGTCCCCGAACCCGAGATTTCGGGCCCGCTGGACGTGATCGTGCGAATCGGTGCAGCCGGGGTGTGTCGAACCGACCTGCACGTGATCGAGGAGCAGTGGCGCGAGAAGTCAGGCGTCACGTTGCCTTATACGATCGGTCACGAGAACGCTGGTTGGGTACACGCTGTCGGCGCTGCGGTGACAAACGTCACCGTCGGCGACAAGGTGATCTGCCACCCGCTGATCACCTGTGGACTGTGCGGCCCGTGCCGCGACGGCCAGGACTGCCACTGCGAGGAGCAGACGTTCCCGGGAATCGGCGCTGACGGCGGGTACGCCGAATACCTACTCACCAGTGCTCGGTCATGTGTGAAACTCGACGACTCTCTCGAACCGGCAGATGTCGCCGCGCTAGCTGATGCGGGTCTCACCGCGTATCACGTGGTCGCGAAGGCTGCCGCGAAGCTCCGCGCGGGCGACACCTGCGTCATGATCGGCGCCGGTGGCCTGGGACACATCGGTATCCAGTGCCTCAAGGCGCTCTCCCCGGCCCGGCTGGTGGTGATCGACCGCAACCCGGAGGCACTCCAGC contains the following coding sequences:
- a CDS encoding 2Fe-2S iron-sulfur cluster binding domain-containing protein; the encoded protein is MSEKHRIYFEPVGIEIEVSEDERILDAAFKQNVHLMHGCREGQCSACKSFVLDGDIQMDKYSTFACNDSEVEDGFVLLCRAHAFEDCTIELLNFDEDELFNATPIQDVDCEVLSVVELTGDMVSLKMRPLGGVDFDFKPGQYTDVLIPGGEDGEKRSFSMATTPISADHLEFIIKKYPGGQFSSLLDDGIAAGTQLHLNGPYGNCTIKEGRVLPIVGIAGGAGMAPILSLLRHLAETNSDRSVHFYYGARRIDDLFYIDEIREIGKKLKDFRFVVGLSDELPAEWGYEDVVLEEGFIHMVAERHEPTLRSTEVYMCGPPPMVDAATEMLESQMVPSDQVFFDKFTSPMTPESV
- a CDS encoding aromatic/alkene monooxygenase hydroxylase subunit beta, with product MTEATAEETAEENGEKKQDDRFPSIHFTDAQAGSLEFPSSKSRSYSYFKPAKLRATMYEDVTVDVQPDPERYLSQGWIYGFGDGPGGYPKEWTAAKSEVWHDFRDPNQEWEQTIYRNNAAVVRQVQLCLENAKRAHAYAGWNSAWTSFVARNIGAWMHAENGLALHVFTAIQRSGPTNMINTAVAVNAAHKMRFAQDLALFNLDLSEELEEFDGEIHKEVWQSSPEWQPTRRLVEELTATGDWCELLFATNVVFEQLVGALFRSELVMQIAAQNGDYITPTIVGTGENDYDRDLKYTRSLFRMLVRDEVHGEANKELFGQWLAKWMPKAVAAATALQPIWSQPAEKPVTFTTSCELASQKFSILLEELELEIPKELQS
- the mimD gene encoding propane 2-monooxygenase effector subunit MimD, with the translated sequence MSEMIFGAEATFSNMCGVTLMNTPVGQVVAEVMKGKPGVELVEYPSMIRVDGGEKLVFDYDELSDALGEDFNEMTFEEISSTHYGRMVHLDDKTMIFASPEAAAEYIGFTLTATESP
- a CDS encoding amidohydrolase family protein — its product is MYTHNGEKYFIVDSHIHIWDGRPENYKNIHGKQFIDTFFGYHSNLSPDEEKWAYDDFLYYGPEGVERDVFEEGQVDHAILQTTMLTDFYHDTFSPNEVNWKFAQDNPERVTYNHAYDPRFEESGLTQLEKDAEKYNLKGVKLYTAEWHGDSRGYRLDDPWSRRYLEKCIELGIKNIHIHKGPTLRPLDMDAFSVRDVDPVASDYTELNFIVEHCGLPRLDEFCWIATQESNVHAGLSVVMPFIHTRPRYFAEMIGEMLYWIGDEKMQFSSDYALWKPKWLIEAFLDFQIPEDMQEEYGQITVENKKRILGLNTAAMYDIEVPEEFQVPGGSDADKPKQEVAAGAEA
- a CDS encoding metal-sulfur cluster assembly factor — encoded protein: MTATITSLPDKVWAALDTVVDPELDEPVTDLGFVRSVDIDDHGVSVHLRLPTSFCAPNFAYLMASDAQDALKEVPGIGRVVVELDDHHDSPKINAGLAAEAGYQGTFGTEARESLDELRATFKKKAHTAAMERSLQRLLKSNPDLRVEDLGSVQLADLPPTKTTEALLRRREAIGLPASDDAPVMVTEDGTPVPDEQIPIKLKFARVARVSIDGNSHYCRGLLATRYSDAEGGDMSTRITDSRSAL
- a CDS encoding NAD(P)-dependent alcohol dehydrogenase translates to MRAVRVVEYHQNMEMHDVPEPEISGPLDVIVRIGAAGVCRTDLHVIEEQWREKSGVTLPYTIGHENAGWVHAVGAAVTNVTVGDKVICHPLITCGLCGPCRDGQDCHCEEQTFPGIGADGGYAEYLLTSARSCVKLDDSLEPADVAALADAGLTAYHVVAKAAAKLRAGDTCVMIGAGGLGHIGIQCLKALSPARLVVIDRNPEALQLAEEIGADMTVVADSSQVDKVLELTGGAGAEVVIDFVGEGGSTSQGLAMTKRNGEYHVVGYGEDIVIPTIDLVSSERNIIGNLVGTYNDLKELMALTAQGKVTLHTQKYSLDDFQKAIDDLVAGRVRGRAILVP